In Sneathia sanguinegens, one genomic interval encodes:
- a CDS encoding DnaJ domain-containing protein — protein MSFFLIIPFILLILFMVLISIIPYWVYFLLAIFSVISTGKIFNIWTIIYFIIGVWLYSRRNVYHRTFYYRTNYNFDDNFSFNTVNKTENEYEKACEYFGFSPDTPYEQKKKIYREFAKKYHPDINKDPGAEEKFKEINNYWDIIEKYA, from the coding sequence ATGAGTTTTTTTCTAATAATTCCATTTATACTGTTAATTTTATTCATGGTATTGATAAGCATAATTCCTTATTGGGTATATTTTTTACTAGCTATATTTTCTGTGATTTCAACAGGTAAAATTTTTAATATTTGGACAATTATATATTTTATAATAGGTGTGTGGCTATATTCTAGAAGAAATGTGTATCATAGAACTTTTTATTATAGAACAAATTATAATTTTGATGATAATTTTTCTTTTAATACAGTTAACAAAACTGAAAATGAATATGAAAAAGCTTGTGAGTATTTCGGCTTTAGTCCTGATACTCCTTATGAACAAAAAAAGAAAATATATAGAGAATTTGCTAAAAAGTATCATCCAGATATAAATAAGGATCCAGGAGCAGAAGAAAAATTCAAAGAGATTAATAATTACTGGGATATAATAGAAAAGTATGCTTGA
- the map gene encoding type I methionyl aminopeptidase: MFKLKTLEDIKKIKKANEIIARIFRDVIPQYIKPGISTWEIDQICEDYILSQGAICATKGYDIGWPYPPYPAATCISVNEEVVHGIPKKTKILKEGDIVSLDIVTKLDGYYGDSAFTFPVGKIEKKYQNLIDVTRKSRDLGIMQAIAGNRLGDIGHAIQSFCEPKGYSIVRDFCGHGVGFELHEDPYVMNYGVKGQGLLIQEGLVIAIEPMVNMGTHKVKIQKDGWTVKTLDKKRSAHFEHSIAIVDGKPLILSEL, encoded by the coding sequence ATGTTTAAATTAAAAACATTAGAAGATATAAAAAAAATAAAGAAAGCAAATGAAATAATAGCAAGAATTTTTAGAGATGTAATACCCCAATATATTAAACCGGGTATTAGTACATGGGAAATAGATCAAATTTGTGAAGACTATATTTTATCTCAAGGAGCAATCTGTGCAACTAAGGGTTATGATATAGGTTGGCCATATCCTCCTTATCCTGCAGCAACTTGTATATCAGTTAATGAAGAAGTAGTACATGGTATACCTAAAAAAACTAAGATATTAAAAGAAGGAGATATAGTTAGTTTAGATATAGTTACAAAATTAGATGGCTATTATGGAGATTCAGCTTTTACTTTTCCAGTTGGAAAAATAGAAAAGAAATATCAAAATTTAATAGATGTTACAAGAAAAAGTAGAGATTTAGGAATTATGCAAGCTATAGCAGGCAATAGACTTGGAGATATAGGTCATGCAATACAAAGTTTTTGTGAACCTAAAGGTTATTCTATAGTTAGAGATTTCTGTGGACATGGTGTAGGCTTTGAATTACATGAAGATCCTTATGTTATGAATTATGGAGTAAAAGGACAAGGACTATTAATTCAAGAAGGTTTAGTTATAGCTATAGAACCTATGGTTAATATGGGAACACATAAGGTTAAAATACAAAAAGATGGATGGACAGTTAAAACTTTGGATAAAAAAAGATCGGCACATTTTGAACATAGTATAGCTATAGTTGATGGTAAACCTTTAATTTTATCTGAGTTATAG
- the ftsZ gene encoding cell division protein FtsZ: MNEENEVYETKGTKIKIIGIGGAGGNAINDMISSNIIGVDYVAINTDEQDLKGSKAKTKIALGHLGAGGNPEVSRAAAEDNAQDIKKVIKGQDMVFITAGMGGGTGTGAAPVVAKLAKEEGILTVAIVTKPFRFEGKKRIQSAEKGLDELKKYVDTLIVIPNQKLLDLEGAKQKPFKEHLKTSNNILTYGVKGISELITKEGIINLDFSDVKSIMEDSGVALFGFVESNEGESVEDIVERTVTNPLLEKDIKGATKILVNVTSGDNVTMDDVIKIQELISQKACGTDSDVENLIFGAIYEQDRTNIVLSVIATGFDAENNEEEKKEEETMNNLFNTENSDENSFLPNFDGYKL, translated from the coding sequence ATGAACGAAGAAAATGAAGTTTATGAAACAAAAGGGACTAAAATTAAAATCATCGGTATTGGTGGTGCAGGAGGAAATGCAATAAATGATATGATTTCTTCTAATATTATAGGTGTTGATTATGTTGCTATAAACACAGATGAACAAGATTTAAAAGGTTCAAAAGCAAAAACAAAAATAGCTTTGGGTCACTTAGGTGCAGGAGGTAATCCTGAAGTATCAAGAGCAGCTGCAGAAGATAATGCCCAAGACATAAAGAAAGTTATAAAAGGTCAAGATATGGTCTTTATTACAGCTGGTATGGGAGGCGGAACTGGTACAGGTGCTGCACCAGTAGTTGCAAAATTAGCAAAAGAAGAAGGAATTTTGACAGTTGCGATAGTAACAAAACCTTTCAGATTTGAAGGAAAGAAAAGAATACAAAGTGCAGAAAAAGGTTTAGATGAATTGAAAAAATATGTAGATACTTTAATAGTAATTCCTAATCAAAAATTGCTTGATTTGGAAGGAGCTAAACAAAAACCTTTTAAAGAACATTTAAAGACATCAAATAATATATTAACTTATGGAGTAAAAGGTATTTCTGAATTAATAACAAAAGAAGGAATAATAAACTTAGACTTTTCAGATGTTAAATCAATAATGGAAGATTCTGGAGTTGCTTTATTTGGCTTTGTAGAATCAAATGAAGGAGAATCTGTAGAAGATATAGTAGAAAGAACTGTAACTAATCCATTGCTTGAAAAAGATATTAAAGGAGCAACTAAGATACTTGTTAATGTTACTTCAGGAGATAATGTTACAATGGATGATGTTATTAAGATACAAGAATTAATTTCACAAAAGGCTTGTGGAACAGATTCAGATGTTGAAAATTTAATCTTTGGTGCTATTTATGAACAAGATAGAACTAATATAGTATTATCAGTTATAGCTACAGGTTTTGATGCTGAAAATAATGAAGAAGAAAAAAAAGAAGAAGAAACAATGAATAATTTGTTTAATACTGAAAATAGTGATGAAAATAGTTTTTTACCAAATTTTGATGGATATAAATTGTAA
- a CDS encoding cell division protein FtsQ/DivIB: protein MKERLKKDLMLLIFFLIVIFGLTLVQSKFFYVTQIEVEGKNEILQRDIISKLSEFNNKSIVYINTNLLEEEISKDARVKTVIIKKRYPNKLIVELNEREPVAYISKNNELYVVDSDLNIFSNYNEMVNKALPLVYYDEKSEKDITNILKVLIKSNLYSLSSEIYKEDNKYVIILNDGVKIYINNLVDTKKLNQGYIVYNKEKELNNTMDYIDLRFEFISVK, encoded by the coding sequence ATGAAAGAAAGATTAAAAAAAGATTTAATGCTTTTAATATTTTTTTTAATAGTAATTTTTGGTTTGACATTAGTTCAATCTAAATTCTTTTATGTTACACAAATAGAAGTAGAAGGTAAAAATGAAATTTTGCAAAGAGATATAATTAGTAAATTATCTGAATTTAATAATAAGTCTATTGTGTATATTAATACTAATTTACTAGAGGAAGAAATATCAAAAGATGCAAGAGTAAAAACTGTTATAATAAAAAAAAGGTATCCTAATAAATTAATAGTAGAATTAAATGAAAGGGAACCAGTTGCATATATAAGTAAAAATAATGAACTTTATGTTGTAGATTCTGATTTAAATATATTTAGTAATTATAATGAAATGGTTAATAAGGCTTTACCACTTGTGTACTATGATGAAAAATCAGAAAAAGATATAACAAATATATTAAAAGTTTTAATCAAAAGTAATCTTTATTCTCTATCTTCTGAAATTTATAAAGAAGATAATAAATATGTTATCATTTTAAATGATGGTGTAAAAATATATATAAATAATTTAGTAGATACTAAAAAATTAAATCAAGGCTACATAGTTTATAACAAAGAAAAAGAGCTTAACAACACTATGGATTATATTGATTTAAGATTTGAATTTATAAGTGTTAAATAG
- a CDS encoding C69 family dipeptidase, with translation MCTTVIVGKKASLSGKNIIARNEDSHETTNPKRFEFVKNTLAKDGIYDSYLTKVKIALPKSGMKYTAMPDVTSDTYNRGRFGEASINEANVAISSTESLYGNERVLAYDPLVKEGIAEDAINDILAPYVKTAREAVEMLGSLIEKYGSAEGNGILFADEDEVWYMEIPTGHHYVAIRLPEDMYGVAPNCVCIEEIDFSDKENFIWSKNIQEFVEKYRLNVDREGFNFRHIFGTYSELDRVYNTSRAWYAHRYLDKTFKMGPTDKDIPFLNKADRLISIEDVQFILSSHYNETEFDPIGKGTEEEKTRFRAISLSRTQQSHVLEVDTYSVQWIAFATTAFTPYVPFFVDINDTPEEYRDTSFELDMKYAYWLFKVFSYYVETHYGAFSKENTQYLEELRSYGRKRVCEIKEKLKGYTKQNCREFLTKENEKTAKFVLEKTRRLLNNFMTRALSASKMSFTMDENL, from the coding sequence ATGTGTACAACAGTTATAGTTGGAAAAAAAGCTAGCTTGAGTGGAAAAAATATTATAGCAAGAAATGAAGATTCTCATGAAACTACTAATCCAAAAAGATTTGAGTTTGTGAAAAATACACTTGCAAAAGATGGAATTTATGATTCTTATCTTACAAAGGTTAAAATAGCTTTGCCTAAAAGTGGAATGAAATATACTGCTATGCCAGATGTTACATCAGATACATATAATAGAGGAAGATTTGGAGAAGCAAGTATAAATGAAGCTAATGTTGCTATTAGTTCAACTGAAAGTTTATATGGTAATGAAAGAGTATTAGCTTATGATCCTTTAGTTAAAGAGGGAATAGCAGAAGATGCAATAAATGATATATTGGCACCCTATGTTAAAACAGCTAGAGAAGCTGTTGAAATGTTAGGTTCTTTAATAGAAAAATATGGTTCAGCTGAAGGAAATGGAATACTTTTTGCAGATGAAGATGAAGTGTGGTATATGGAAATACCAACAGGGCATCATTATGTAGCAATTAGATTGCCAGAAGATATGTACGGCGTTGCACCTAATTGTGTTTGTATAGAAGAAATAGATTTTTCAGATAAAGAAAATTTTATTTGGTCAAAAAATATTCAAGAATTTGTTGAAAAATATAGACTTAATGTTGATAGGGAAGGTTTTAATTTCAGACATATATTTGGAACATATTCAGAATTGGATAGAGTGTATAATACTTCAAGGGCTTGGTATGCACATAGATACTTAGATAAAACTTTTAAAATGGGGCCTACTGATAAGGATATACCATTTTTAAATAAGGCAGATAGATTGATTTCTATTGAAGATGTTCAATTTATATTAAGCTCACATTATAATGAAACTGAATTTGATCCTATAGGTAAGGGAACTGAAGAGGAAAAAACAAGATTCAGAGCTATTTCTTTGTCTAGAACTCAACAATCACATGTTTTGGAAGTAGATACATATTCAGTACAATGGATAGCTTTTGCAACAACAGCATTTACACCTTATGTTCCATTCTTTGTGGATATTAATGATACACCTGAAGAATATAGAGATACAAGTTTTGAATTAGATATGAAATATGCTTATTGGTTATTTAAGGTATTTTCATATTATGTAGAAACACATTATGGAGCATTTTCAAAAGAAAATACTCAATATCTTGAAGAACTTCGTTCATATGGAAGAAAAAGAGTATGTGAAATAAAAGAAAAGTTAAAGGGATATACTAAGCAAAATTGTAGAGAATTTTTGACAAAAGAAAATGAAAAAACGGCTAAATTTGTTTTAGAAAAAACAAGAAGATTATTAAATAATTTTATGACAAGAGCCTTATCAGCTTCAAAAATGTCATTTACTATGGATGAAAATCTGTAA
- a CDS encoding adenylate kinase, whose product MNIVLFGAPGAGKGTQAKKMVEKYNIPQISTGDILREAIKQETKLGLEAKEYMNKGNLVPDEVVNGLVKERLAQADCNKGFILDGYPRTLEQAKKLDEILKDLNKKIDKVLALVVEDKDIIERITGRRTSRKTGKIYHIKFNPPVDEKEEDLFQRPDDAKEVVIKRIENYNLQTAPVLDYYKQQNKVIEIDGSKKPDEITEEIIRILGE is encoded by the coding sequence ATGAACATAGTATTATTTGGAGCACCAGGTGCAGGTAAGGGAACACAAGCCAAGAAAATGGTTGAAAAATATAATATACCTCAAATATCAACAGGAGATATTTTAAGAGAAGCTATAAAACAAGAAACAAAATTAGGTTTAGAAGCAAAAGAATACATGAATAAGGGTAACTTAGTTCCAGATGAAGTAGTTAATGGCTTAGTAAAAGAAAGATTAGCACAAGCAGATTGTAATAAAGGCTTTATCTTAGACGGTTATCCAAGAACTCTTGAACAAGCTAAAAAATTAGACGAAATTTTAAAAGATTTAAATAAAAAAATAGATAAGGTTTTAGCTTTAGTTGTAGAAGATAAAGATATTATAGAAAGAATAACAGGAAGAAGAACTTCTAGAAAAACAGGTAAAATTTATCACATTAAATTTAATCCACCTGTTGACGAAAAGGAAGAAGATTTATTCCAAAGACCAGATGATGCAAAGGAAGTTGTAATTAAGAGAATAGAAAATTATAACTTGCAAACAGCACCAGTTTTAGATTATTATAAACAACAAAATAAAGTAATAGAAATAGATGGTTCAAAGAAACCTGATGAAATAACAGAGGAAATAATTAGAATACTAGGTGAATAA
- the murC gene encoding UDP-N-acetylmuramate--L-alanine ligase, which produces MRRIYFSGINGIGMSGIAKILKQQGNIVEGSDLEYKDITKSLEDLGIKVHIGQRVENIENFNADLYVYSTAIKTTNPEYIYAKSKGIKMERRGQVLADIANKFENSIAVAGTHGKTTTSSMLSLCFLPKDPYVVVGGIVPKLNSNSRLGNSSYFVMEADESDNSFLYLYPSYSVITNIEPDHLEHHGNFENLEGSFIKFIEQTKNKVLLSADCPNIKKLDLEKYKEKLIYYSIEKEAQIYAKNIRVVDGLTKYDVVIDGENLGEFSLKVPGLHNVKNSLPVIYLSKLYGIDIDYIKESLKTFTGAKRRYQVIYDEEIKVIDDYAHHPTEIKATIKAARSNEEGELTVVFEPHRYTRTHFFMNDFAKALSLADKIILLPIYAASEDNVLGISSEDLCEKIKEIDKNKEVYVMLPNEVMEYIYSNSKKKDVYIFMGAGTVSKFAYRLVNKIKE; this is translated from the coding sequence GTGAGAAGAATATATTTTAGTGGGATAAATGGAATAGGAATGAGTGGAATAGCAAAAATACTTAAGCAACAAGGTAATATTGTTGAAGGATCAGACTTAGAATATAAAGATATTACAAAATCTTTGGAAGATTTGGGTATAAAGGTACATATAGGTCAAAGAGTGGAAAATATAGAAAATTTCAACGCTGATCTTTATGTTTATTCTACAGCAATAAAGACTACTAATCCAGAATATATTTATGCTAAAAGTAAAGGTATAAAGATGGAAAGAAGAGGACAAGTTTTAGCAGATATAGCGAATAAATTTGAAAATAGTATAGCTGTAGCTGGAACACATGGAAAAACAACAACTTCATCAATGCTATCTTTGTGTTTTTTACCTAAAGACCCTTATGTTGTTGTAGGAGGTATAGTTCCTAAGTTAAATAGTAATAGTAGACTTGGAAATAGTTCATATTTTGTAATGGAGGCAGATGAAAGCGATAATTCTTTCCTTTATCTTTATCCAAGCTATTCAGTAATTACAAATATAGAACCAGATCATTTGGAACATCATGGAAATTTTGAAAATTTAGAAGGTTCTTTTATTAAATTTATAGAACAAACAAAGAATAAGGTTCTTTTATCAGCAGATTGCCCTAATATAAAGAAACTTGATTTGGAAAAATATAAAGAAAAATTAATATATTATAGTATCGAAAAAGAAGCACAAATATATGCTAAAAATATTAGAGTTGTAGATGGTTTGACAAAATATGATGTAGTTATTGATGGTGAAAACTTGGGAGAATTTAGTTTGAAAGTTCCAGGTTTACATAATGTTAAGAATAGTTTACCAGTAATATATTTATCAAAACTTTATGGTATTGATATTGATTATATAAAAGAAAGTTTGAAAACATTTACTGGAGCTAAAAGAAGATATCAAGTTATTTATGATGAAGAAATTAAAGTTATAGATGATTATGCACATCATCCTACAGAAATTAAGGCTACTATAAAAGCAGCTAGATCAAATGAAGAAGGAGAATTAACAGTAGTTTTTGAACCACATAGATATACAAGAACACACTTCTTTATGAATGATTTTGCAAAAGCTTTATCGCTTGCAGATAAAATTATTCTACTTCCTATATACGCAGCTAGTGAAGATAATGTTCTTGGAATAAGTTCTGAAGATTTATGTGAAAAAATAAAGGAAATTGATAAAAATAAGGAAGTTTATGTTATGCTACCTAATGAAGTTATGGAATATATTTATTCAAATAGCAAGAAAAAAGATGTATATATCTTCATGGGTGCAGGGACAGTTTCAAAATTTGCTTATAGATTAGTTAATAAGATTAAGGAGTAG
- a CDS encoding glycoside hydrolase family 13 protein, with the protein MKKIAIQHIPDSNYAYAISEDKFVIRLRVARNDDISEIFVEYGCKYSFYTKENRKLKQMSIKYEDDLYSYYEVELELEDPRLGYIFVIVSNGKKYFYSEQGIEEKFDYEKAFYTYFQYAHINKIDIIKEVEWFKKAVFYQIFIDRFNRGSYKKDTSYIDMKSTDLPTPTSFYGGDLQGIVEKLDYLKNIGISALYLTPIFKSISNHKYDIIDYNLIDPQFGTEDIFKDLVKRAHERGIKIVIDVVFNHCSNKHEFVQDVLKNGKNSKYYDYFRRKNGKFMNFADCEYMIEWDANNPKVMEYLIDLTLNWIKKYDIDGLRLDVADELPHEFWRRYRKAVRGLKEDCVIIAEDWHISNSYLGGDQYDSVMNYAFTKACFDYFSKEEIDEKGLANRLNSLLVRYRGQVNNTLFNLLDSHDKPRFITEVKDNKKKFLAGLYLLFFYAGTPCIYYGTEIALQGEGDPDSRRVFDWSKEPIKEVLDILKYRTNEDFINADLRIYEKDSRVYLERRGKKNQYILILSDKGNKYEVLIKEA; encoded by the coding sequence ATGAAAAAAATAGCAATACAGCATATACCAGATTCTAATTATGCATATGCAATAAGTGAAGATAAGTTTGTTATTCGTTTAAGAGTAGCTAGAAATGATGATATATCAGAAATATTTGTAGAATATGGATGTAAATATAGTTTTTATACAAAGGAAAATAGAAAATTAAAACAAATGAGTATAAAATATGAAGATGATCTATATTCATATTATGAGGTAGAACTAGAATTGGAAGATCCTAGGTTAGGATATATTTTTGTAATAGTATCAAATGGTAAAAAATATTTTTATTCAGAGCAAGGAATAGAAGAAAAATTTGATTATGAAAAAGCATTTTATACATATTTTCAATATGCTCATATCAATAAAATTGATATAATAAAGGAAGTTGAATGGTTTAAAAAAGCAGTATTTTATCAAATATTTATAGATAGATTTAATAGAGGTTCATATAAAAAAGATACAAGCTATATTGATATGAAATCTACAGATTTACCTACACCAACATCATTTTATGGAGGAGATTTACAAGGTATAGTTGAAAAATTAGACTATTTAAAAAATATAGGCATATCAGCCCTATATTTAACACCAATATTTAAGTCTATAAGTAATCATAAATATGATATTATAGATTATAATCTTATAGATCCACAATTTGGTACGGAGGACATTTTTAAAGACTTAGTAAAGAGAGCTCATGAAAGAGGAATAAAGATAGTTATTGATGTTGTTTTTAACCATTGCAGTAATAAGCATGAATTTGTGCAAGATGTATTGAAAAATGGGAAAAATTCAAAATACTATGATTATTTCAGAAGAAAAAATGGAAAATTTATGAATTTTGCAGACTGTGAATATATGATAGAATGGGATGCTAATAATCCTAAAGTTATGGAATATTTAATAGATTTAACTTTGAATTGGATAAAAAAATATGATATTGATGGTTTAAGATTAGATGTAGCAGATGAATTACCTCATGAATTTTGGAGAAGATATAGAAAGGCAGTTAGAGGACTTAAAGAAGACTGTGTAATAATAGCAGAAGATTGGCATATATCAAATTCATATTTAGGTGGAGATCAATATGATAGTGTTATGAATTATGCCTTTACAAAGGCTTGCTTTGACTATTTTTCAAAAGAAGAAATAGATGAAAAAGGTTTAGCAAATAGGTTGAATTCTTTATTAGTTAGATATAGAGGACAAGTAAATAATACATTATTTAATTTATTAGATTCTCATGATAAACCTAGATTTATAACAGAAGTTAAGGATAATAAAAAGAAATTTTTAGCTGGTCTATATCTATTATTCTTCTATGCAGGAACACCATGTATTTATTATGGTACAGAAATAGCATTACAAGGTGAAGGGGATCCAGATTCAAGAAGAGTTTTTGACTGGTCTAAAGAACCAATTAAAGAAGTTTTAGATATATTAAAATATAGAACTAATGAAGATTTCATAAATGCAGATTTAAGAATTTATGAAAAGGATTCTAGGGTATATCTTGAAAGAAGAGGTAAGAAAAATCAATATATCTTAATATTAAGCGATAAGGGTAATAAATATGAAGTTTTAATCAAGGAGGCTTAG
- the murB gene encoding UDP-N-acetylmuramate dehydrogenase has translation MIEKENISMKEFSNMKIGGIAKKLIEIEDEKELINLFKPNERYYLLGNGTNTLIYDGYLDIIFVSLKKLNKIKRLDETRVYVEAGVNLTEFMAYMRENDLGGLENISGIPGCIGGLVNMNAGAYGTTIFDRIEAVKVLKDNEIVTLNKEELDYRYRSTKIKDNKWIVIAAIFNLKKGFDVEASEDKLNKRQHNHPLDFPNLGSTFKNPEGQFAAQLISDCGLKNFRIGDMEVSSKHPNFLINHGKGKFSEVIELIEHIKKVVYEKKGIQLNTEIIILK, from the coding sequence TTGATAGAAAAAGAAAATATTTCTATGAAAGAATTTTCAAATATGAAAATTGGAGGAATAGCAAAAAAATTAATTGAAATAGAAGATGAAAAAGAATTAATAAATTTATTTAAACCTAATGAAAGATACTATTTATTAGGAAATGGTACTAATACCTTAATATATGATGGATACTTAGATATTATTTTTGTTAGCCTAAAGAAACTTAATAAAATAAAGAGATTAGATGAAACTAGAGTATATGTTGAAGCTGGAGTTAATTTGACAGAATTTATGGCATATATGAGAGAAAATGATTTAGGAGGACTTGAAAATATTTCAGGTATACCTGGTTGTATAGGTGGCTTAGTTAATATGAATGCTGGAGCTTATGGTACAACAATATTTGATAGAATAGAAGCTGTAAAGGTATTGAAAGATAATGAAATAGTAACTCTTAATAAGGAAGAATTAGATTATAGATATAGAAGTACAAAAATTAAGGATAATAAATGGATAGTTATAGCAGCAATATTTAATCTAAAAAAAGGGTTTGATGTAGAAGCTAGTGAAGATAAATTGAATAAAAGACAACATAATCATCCCTTAGATTTTCCTAATTTAGGTTCAACTTTTAAAAATCCCGAAGGGCAATTTGCTGCTCAATTAATTTCTGACTGCGGTTTAAAGAATTTTAGAATAGGAGATATGGAAGTATCTTCAAAACATCCGAATTTTTTAATAAATCATGGAAAAGGTAAATTTTCAGAAGTTATAGAACTTATAGAGCATATAAAAAAAGTTGTTTATGAAAAAAAAGGGATACAATTAAATACTGAAATAATAATTCTTAAATAA